ATAGAAATAACTATGAAAAGAGCTCCTGTAAAAATGACTCCCCTGTCATTTTTGCATAGCAATCATGCTTTGATTCAATAACGTTATAATAAATTGTTAAACAATAGTTGCATTTTTTAGGTTATGGCTGAGTAAGTGGAATCTGTTTTGCTCCTGTAATAAAATCAAAAGCAAGTTTGCATGGCTATTATAGATGATTTGATTCAACTCAATTATGAGGGTGAGAGATCCTGACCAGATCCAACAAAGTAAATGCTGAAagcttcccccaggccatcagatTTCTAATTAAGCTATAAAGGTCACTTTTAATGCAGAGTTACCTGTCGGAAAAAGGATGAACATGGTCAGGTAGAAAGGGCAGAAAGGATGGCACTAGTTGCAGGAGATTAGAGAAGATCAAACCTGTCTTAATAAGTGTTAATGAGGGGCCCCCGGACCCCTGGGGACGAGTCACTGGTGGAACATCTCGTCTTTCATATTTGCTTTTCTCTCAGATCCCTTCATCTCACATGAGCTGGTAAGTTACCCATCTGTGAGCGGGATGGAAACTTGTGAGTGCTCTGTTCTGTGATTTACAGATACACACGCATGGCTTATTATGAAACATCAACAAGGTTCAGCAATGCTTTAGGCTTCAAACTTgcttattgttatttaaaaaaattaccttGAGCTCAGTCACACTACTGATATTCTAGTCTTCCTCATGGCAGTGTGGGTACAAATGCTTCGGATGTATACTGGAATTTGAAACGGACGTGCGCTTTCTAAAGAGAAGGTAAAACATTGCTCAAGGGCTATATACAAACAAAACTCCCCGAAGTCCTCCAATGTCCATCCAGcacttttctgtatttttgacatcagggaggcctgatacacactataataatacattatgtaTCATATATTATATACCTATAATATTACATCTTGTATCAGTGGCAGTGAATACATATGGATGACCTAAATACATTACGAAGGTTGTATTAcaagcattacattttaaaaacaaggtAATGAACTGTACTTTTATTAATGATACCTCAAATCTAGAAGCTTGCTTGTTGATGAGATTCCTTTTCTAAATTATATGATTGTCACCTACTGGAtgataaaacagacaaaaaataaaatctgaaagatTTATCCTAAAGCAGAAGGTTGATGCCCATTTGAGTTGGTTCTTTAGATTTTGGCCAGTAAACAGCCACTAGACCCCAGGCGGTAATTATTGATAgtaaatgtgctaaaataaaaacagaaaaaataatctaaaatctACAGTATACAAGCTTTGTTTTATCAGATATCATCTGAATGTGCTCCAGTATTTCCTgtacacaacaacaaaacacagcacgAGCCGTGATGTCTGATCTGCAAACAAATAACTCTTATGATCAGGTTCTTTTAAATGATTCAGTCAGAAAGTTTCTCAAAACTCATAATTTAGCGGTTTGCATCAGTGAATCGTTCAGATCTGTTACGGAGTTCACCTCACGGAGTCATTTTCTCTTTCGTTGTCTTTGAAATGAACTGAGAATGTTACTATAATGCAGGTGTGTTAAACtgaattcctggagggccggagacctgcagacttcagattcaaccctaattaaagggttagttcacccaaaaatgaaaattagtacTAATTAGACTAATTTATAATGACTCCTAATCCTAGGTGTTTATGACTTTCtcctttcagacaaatccagtcagagttatataaaaaattgtctttgatctttcaagctgtttaatggcactgagcaggtgttgcatgcatcagtccaaaagaagtgaaataaaaagtgcccatccttaataaaaagtgtctcacacggaaaggcctcctgtagcgaatttatacatttttgtaagaaaataacatattaaaaacataataatgaatgtaatgtagcttgcgctcactgttgtacacgGAAGCAGCTCCTGGTGGATGTGGTCAGCGTTGTGCACAAGCTGCTCAGAAGGGAGGAACGTGAAAGCACAGGGGAGACATCAAAACAAAACATTGGTCTCtaattagaagaaaaaaacaaggatttgtaaagaagaatgtaggAGGATTTCGATtaaagccaagaggagactggttttcctttgctaaagtaaggaaactccACCCCGCCAGGagttgagtttgacacccttctATAATGTGTACTTTAGTTTTGTAATGGCCCATTCACAACAAAAATGATAATCATATTGACAACTATAACTATACAGTTTTAACAATTGTATAGAGAAATCCATACCGCaactataaaaataacaacacagaGAAATGAATCACTTGCCATCACTTTCAGAACTTTCCAGATGAAAGATTAAACCtaaaagatttaaacatttaaagcgGTATAAACTGTATACGACAAAACTGTAGCACGCACTTATAATAAACTTATAATAAGAAAATTATCGTCCACTGATGTGGGTTACTAATAtatgtaacggaggccagcgagtagtgctgtgtaggtaaacctcactccccgatctcaagaGATTCACTAGCGACAGACGTTAGTGGCTGCAGCCATTTAGTCTCCTTGTTAGTGTGTCTACCTCCCATGCCAGAGACCTGAGTTTGAGGCCCACTCGGAGCGAATGCGAGGTGTGGCGgtgaggacccgggagagaggggttacatatAGAATAGTTATCGTTCTTAGTGTTAATGGGCTATTATATCGGTCTGTTTACTGATGGGTTAAAATCGCAAAGTATAAGTAaagaggtttttattttattttattttttcttttgaatggGTTTGTCatatttttcctgtttttacCCTGCAGTACCCATCTACGTGCCCTTCCTGATCGTCGGCTCGGTCTTCGTTGCATTCGTGCTGGTGGGCTCCGTCGTTGCCGTGTGCTGTTGCCGCTGTCTCCGTCCCAAACAGGAGCCTTCATCAGGCGGCAGCTCAGGAGGAGGGTCCAGCAGCGCCCGTGTCCTCGAGACGATTCCCATGATGGCCAGCACAGGTACTTCGCGAGGTTCGTCCTCCCGCCAATCGAGCACAGCCACCTCCTCCAGCTCTTCAGCTCCGCCCGCTGCTCCCCGTCCTGCACCTGCCCCTATGCTCCGCGCCCAAGCCTCGTGCTGTCTTCCACCAGACGCCAGCGTCTACGTGAACATGCCTACCAACTTCTCAGTGCTTAACTGCCAGCAAGCCACTCAAATTCTTCCTCACCAAGGCCAATTCCTACATCCTCAGTATATCGGTTTCGCCCACCCTATTACTTCGGCTCCTGCCTACCTAGATCACGCTCAAGCAGGCTACCGCCCATTGcagtctccattccctccaccaacCAGCGTGGCTAGTGTGTCCAGTGTGACGGGGGATCAGAAATACCCTCCGGTTACCATGTGAATGCAAATGGGACTATCATAGGATGCAAGTCTGAATTGAAATCACAAGACGAACACACAAAGAATCAGTTCTGGGCACAAAATTGAGAGTCATGACTTGCAACCTTCACAAATTAGACTCAATCTGGTGCTTTATCGAACacaatattgttttctgtgatatAAAGGACACAGTGCTTAAGAAATGACTGGATGTGTGTGTAACGTGCCTTGAAAAGTGGTAACGGTGCCGTTGTAAATGAAGCACGTGTGTATACATATGCAATGTATATTTGTGTTGTATAACCGTGCATGTGCACTCTGTGCGTGACTGTATAGGTGTGTTGGTTTATGAGATGCAGtatgtgaaaatgtgtgtgtgtagtgcaCTATACAGTATGTTGTGTGTAATGGGAATCACAGGTGCTGTAATGTGAAAAACAGTCCTGGCTCCCTGTTGGATGCTTAAAATGTAATGAAGTGAACACAGGACACAGACTGTGACGCTCCACCCTCCTGCCCACTGCaacacatgcacatacagtagacacacacacttacacttttgcatgcacacactcacattctGCAGAACCAAAGTCATTTTCACATTGTCAAGGAACTggatagaaaataaacaaaaatataggcCTGTGTTTAGGAAAGCAATGTGCGAAGATGTGTGTAGCTCAGATCAGCGGTCTTCAGAAAGCACCAGAGTCAATTACGCAGTAAAAACTGT
This genomic stretch from Carassius carassius chromosome 42, fCarCar2.1, whole genome shotgun sequence harbors:
- the LOC132124120 gene encoding protein shisa-2-like; this translates as MRGCTGFPMAVSVVLTLLTIINVKASGEYCHGFHDSQGEWRDGFPCPERFDSAEAIICCGKCELRYCCSSSEARLDQGTCDNDKKTQDTNTGNKDEKNSGAVPIYVPFLIVGSVFVAFVLVGSVVAVCCCRCLRPKQEPSSGGSSGGGSSSARVLETIPMMASTGTSRGSSSRQSSTATSSSSSAPPAAPRPAPAPMLRAQASCCLPPDASVYVNMPTNFSVLNCQQATQILPHQGQFLHPQYIGFAHPITSAPAYLDHAQAGYRPLQSPFPPPTSVASVSSVTGDQKYPPVTM